The genomic segment AATCGAAGGCCAACACCCGTTTTTGGGCACCCCTTAAATCTGGCCTACGGGTCAGCAACTGGGCAGGGATTCCCACTTCCGGCAAAGGAGGAGGACGACCAAGAAAACTGGAGGTGACCAAAGAATCGTTTCCGGGAGTTTTCCCCAGCAACACGTCCAGCGAATACTCCAATTGCCCGATCTGTGCTTCCGTGAGCGGAACACGGGCCATCGTTTCTTCCAATTGCTCCTGTTGTTGCAACACGGCAACGATCGACGACTGCCCTTGGCCAAACCGCAGGGTAGTCAATTTCAGAAGAGACTGATTGATTTCAATCTGCGTACGAATCACTTCCAACTGCCGAAGACGTTCTTTTATTTCAAAATAGGTTTCGGCAATCGCACTGGAAAGGAGCAATCGGGCACTCAACCAGTCTTCCACCGAAGCTTCTGCTGTTAAACTTTCTGCCCGGCGCAGGGAAGACAATCGCCCCCATGCATCCGCCTCCCAGCGAAAGAGTATACCCAAATTTGAGGAATCTTGTCGATCGCGAGATTCGCCGGCACCTGTCTTTCCGTCCCGATCGCGATCATAACCCGCATTGAGGTTAATAGCCGGGTATAGGGTTGCGCCAACCTGCCGGGCCAGAGCCGTTGCCTGATCAATGCGGGCGACGAATTGCTGGAGTCCCAAATTTGTATCAAGTCCTGCTTCAATCAATCGATTCAGCTCCGGGTCTTCAAAGGTCTCCCACCAGGAAATATTCCAGTTATTCGGCAGATCCGCACCGGTTGGAGGCTCTTGGAAGGCAAAGGGCACTCCCACTTGTAAGAGCTGTGCTTGCTCATCGACCCTGTGAATCGCACGGCCGCAAAAAAAGCTCCCAGTCAAGAAAAGGAATAGCAAGGTAGCAAAATTGGGGAAATTATACATTCAAAGGGTAAATGGAGTAATTTAGGATTACTTATCGAGACTGAAGGTTGTATTCAACAAATCAAATCCAATTTCCATTAATTGATTTTTAAATGAAACCACCGATCAGGAATCCCATTTCACTCTTGTGAAAAATTGACTCAAAAACTGTGAAACACAGACACAATTAATGCTGTCATGTGACAAAATCGCTAAGACTTTTTCTTTGATTTTAAAACCGTAAATAGCCAAAACCCTTATACTTTAACCGTTTACCGCAATGCAAACGCCGTGGCACACAGGGTGCTTTTGATCGGAAGCTAAGCGTCCCAACACAATTTATTATGAAAAAAACCACATTAATTATTCTGTTTTCCAGCTTCATTATTTTTATTGCCGCAGCCTGCGCCAAGACCGAGACGGAGGAGCTAAAACGAGACCTCAGTATCGAGCTCGATATTCAAACAAACTCGATTGATCGCGACCAAAAGTTTATTCCGCACAGTTATGCGAAGATGCTCGCGACGGCCACACCGTCGGTGGTATCCGTCACCACAGAAAGAATCGTGCAAGTCTCCCGCGGGGGTATTTCACCTCAAGACGAACTATTGAGAAGGTTTTTTGGGCTGCCAACGCCCAATCAAGAACAAGGGCAACCTGAGGAACGACGTGTTCCCCAAGGTGTTGGTTCTGGAGTCATCATATCAACGGATGGGTATATTGTTACCAACAATCATGTAGTGGCGAGCCAGCAAGGAGAAGACGCCGACGCCATTCTGGTTCTACTCGGCGATGGCCGAGAACTGGAAGCAGAAATCGTAGGCCGGGATCCATTAACCGATGTTGCCATCCTCAAAGTGGAAGCCGAGGATCTGCCCGCGATAAAAATTTCCGACAGCGACAACATTCAGGTAGGCGACGTTGTTTTCGCAATCGGTAATCCATTGGGCGTCGGACTCACGGTAACGCAAGGCATCATCTCCGCCACACAACGCCAAATTGGCATCTATGGAGACAACGGTTACGAGAGCTTTATTCAAACCGACGCATCGATCAATCCGGGCAACTCTGGAGGCGCGCTTATCGATTCGTTGGGCAGACTTATCGGGGTCAACTCAGCCATCCTTTCGCAAAGTGGAGGAAATATCGGCCTCGGCTTTGCTATTCCTTCCAACCTTGCAACAAACATTGCCAAACAGTTGGTTGATTCGGGTGAAGTGAGACGCGGCTTCCTTGGCGTGAGTATTTCTGACTTAACTCCTGATTTGGCTGAGGCATTTCAAATTGAAGAAAAAAAGGGAGTGCTTATCAACGATGTCGAAGAAGATTCCGCAGCCGACCTAGGAGGTCTGGAACGCGGTGACGTCCTGGTAGGCCTAAACGGAAAATCGGTAGAAACCAGTAATGAATTTCGTATCCGGGTGGCCAACACATTACCAGGCACACCCATCGAGCTCGAAATCGTTCGGAATGGGAAAAACAAGATCCTGAACCTTAATGTCGGAACTGCATCCGGTCGCTTAGCCATGTCGGCTAACGAATTAATCGAAGGCGTAGAAGTATCTACGATCGATGAGGATCAGTCCAAAAAATACAGAATTCCTCTCAATGTCACAGGACTTCTGATAAATAGTGTGGATCCCCAATCCCCCTACTCCCGACACCTCAGCGAAGGTATGGTGATAATGGAAATAAATGATATAGAGATCACCACCATCAAGGAAGCCAGGGAACAGATAAAGACAGGAGTCAACAAGCTCTACATTTTCAACCGCGGACGCACCGGGTATTTGCCAATACGGGTGGAGTAATTCCCAGTCCCTGGAACTCTTTTTGGGATTTGACCCAAGTCGCGTTGACGGGCTTAATTACCCATAGCCAATGCGAAAACTCCTAGGAAGCATCCATCGCTCATCCAGCACAAAAGCGACCTTTGTCCGTTTTGCCGGTGTCGGTGCCACCATATCAATAATTGATGTCGCTGTACTCTATTTGTTACTAGGTCTTGGGTTGAATGAATACCTGGGAAGAACGATCTCACTTTCGATGTCCATGGCAGCTGGATATGCACTGAACCGCTACTTCACCTTCCATCATATGGAAACCGGTCGGGCTCTCTGGCACTCGTTACTGAGGCATTACAGTGTGCACTCGATAGGTGGCGTTATCAATATGGCGGTCTTCGCTATTGTTCTCCTGGTTGGTCAGGCGATGGGAGGTGAAGTCGAAGCTTCGGCAACTTTACCATTGCTCGGCGTGTGGATCGGAGGAATGGCAGGAATGACCTTCAATTTCTTCTTTTCCAAAAAATTGGTCTTCGACAATTAGACGATGCTAATACCTTCATCCACCGCTGACCACATCCCAACCCTTCCGCGCCAGAACTCAAATTTCTTGGAAGAATCGGTGACTATCACTACAAACCTCTAATTCCAAATGCTGCGCACTTTTATTAGAAGCGTTTGGCTTCATCTATCCTGGTTTATCCATTCACTCTGGCCAGGCAGTCATCCAGGTGCATCTCCAGGAGTGGGACGGTTATTATTTTTATTCATCCTATTTCCGCTATTTCTATCGCTTCAGCTCATCCATTGGATTTGTTTTTTTCTCGATGAAGTGTTTTTTCACTCCTACCGAAAAGTAGAAATCAAGGCTCCCGTGTTCATAACCGGAATCCCGCGAAGCGGGACCACATTTGTTCAGCGAACCTTGCAAGATAAGCTCAGCGGTTTTACCTGCTTTTCAACCTGGGAAGTCATCCTTGCGCCTTCCATCTTTCAACGCAAATGCATGCGACTTCTTGCCCGAATAGATCGAATACTCGGCGGGTTTGGACGCAAAGGCCTAAACGCAGTCGTTAATAAGTTGAGCGGAAACCTGAGAGATGTCCATGAGGTTGGACTTTCCGACCCAGAAGAAGACTACCTCGCATTACTGCCGGCAGGGGGATGTTTCATCTTGTTGTTTGCTTTTCCGTTCTCACAGCAACTGAAGCAGATTGGCATGCTTGATTTACTGAATGGTAGGGAGCGCGAAGGAATACTTCAATTTTACCACCGGTGCTTACAAAAACACCTGTACTGTGCTCCCAAGAATAGCCGCTTGCTTTCCAAGAATGCAGCGTTTGGTTCATGGATACCCGAACTCAAATCACGTTACCCGGACTCCAGTTGTGTCCTATGTATTCGCGAACCATCAAGTGCGATCAGTTCTCAACTTAGTTCACTGGAGGGGGCACGCAGTTTGTTCGGCTCGGATCGTACAGGAGAATATTCAGCAAAGCTCATTCTAGAAGTCTTCACACATAACTACCTCAAATTGGATGCCTTTACAAAAAAGGTTGAGACAGAGGTTGTTATTCTGGACCAAAGCGACCTCAGAAAAGACCCGGGTAAGCTTCTTGCAAAGTTGGTTGATCGGCTACAACTGGGAACCTCAGAAGAAATTGGGAGGCTAAGAACTCTAGAAGTAGGTAAGTCGAGTCGCCACAAGCACGAACTCAAAGATCATCCAATTGAGATAAAGGTAATCAAGGTTTGCATCGAGCCCAGTTATCAGGAGATGCTAAGAGCCAATCAACGCCTAGACCTTCAATAATCGATGCAAATACCTCTGGAACACGACGGCTCTAACGAAAATGAAAGCGATGAATCACTCGCTTCCAGTGAATTGGATTCGTCACAGGTACGCGTCGCATTCTTTTCCGATTCGATGCCAGAGCGTAACGGAGCAGGTGCTTACTACCACGACCTGGCGGGACAACTTCGGCCGCACATCGAAGCACTCGAGATGTTTCAACCTTTACCACGCAAGGGTCACGATTGGCTCTCATTGCCGATGCCGGGCGATCCTTCGCAACGGCTGGTCACTCCTAATATATTCCGTATTAGAAAGGGCTACAAAGCATTAAAACCAAATGTGGTCGTAGCCATTACTCCCGGACCGTTTGGTCTCCTCGGCCTGTATTTGGCAAAACGATCCGGAGCGCAATTCATAACCGCTTTTCATACTGATTTTGAACACCTAGCTCAGATCTACTGGAAACCATTTTCCAGAATGTTCGCCAACGGTGTCCTCCGCACGATCAATAAAATTCTGTGTAAACGCAGTTCCACGGTGTTGATCAACAACTCAAAATTGAAGGCGGACGTGGATAGTCTGGGTGCACCAAATACTGAAATAATGGGTACTCCTTTGGAGCCTGCATTTCTTGAAACGCCCATGATCGCTGCACCACCCGTTGTGGAACGTATTTGTTTTGCCGGTCGGCTAGCCCCGGAAAAAAATGTCCACCTGATTATAGAAGCGGCGGCCAATTTTCCAAACATCGAATTTGTGATCGGCGGTGAAGGACCACTCCGCAACAAACTCGAAGCGTCGGCTGTGAATTTAAAGAACGTCCGCTTCACTGGCTGGCTAAAGCGAGAGGAATTAATCACCTTGCTCGACAGCTCAAGTTGCCTGCTTCTTCCCTCCATTCTGGAGACTTTCGGGACCGTCGCGTTTGAAGCCATGGCACGAGGAAGGCCTGCCCTGGTGTCGGCCAACGCAGGAATTCACGACTGGTCTATGTTGGAAGAAGGTCTGATTGTGCTCAAAAAAGAGGAGTCACTAACACAGTCCATAAAAGGACTTCTAAAACTACCAGCTGATTCGCTTCTGAAAAAAGCCTTCACTGCTCGAAAAGCAGCAGAACAGTTGAACCGCGATACAATCTTACAATGGTCCCAAGTGCTGGCCAAATACTCGACCTGATTTTCCTATTTGACGATCGACGGTTCAGGACGCGCAATAAACAGTTCAAACGGTCTAAATAATGAAGGCGTATGTTTCGATACACGATCTCATGCCGGAGACCATGGATCGCGTTGAAACCATCCTACGATGGCTGGAAGAGCGAAATGTCCCTCCGGTATCTCTACTTGTGGTTCCAGGCAAACCATGGACTTCCGATCAGATTGGCCGCATCCGGGAAATGGCGTCAAACGGACACGAGCTCATTGCTCACGGCTGGCATCATCATACCAACCCAAAACGACTCAAACACAGAATTCACGCCCTGCTGATTTCGCGGAATGTTGCTGAGCATCTTGATATGGATTCAGGAGAGATTCTCGAATTATTGAATCGTTCTCATCATTGGTTTGCGGAAAACGATCTCCCAACACCGAGCACGTATGTACCACCCGCCTGGGCATTGGGAACGCTTTCCAAAACCGATTTGGCAAACGCACCCTTCTCAATAATCGAAACCACGCGAGGGTTTCTCCACCGAAACGATTCACAATTCTTTTTTCAGTATCTTCCGTTGACTGGTTATGAAGCCGATACACAACTTCGTGAATCCTTTCTCCTTAGATGGAATTATTACCAGGAGAAACGTGCGCTAAAGAAGAATCTCTGCCTTAGAGTCTCGATTCATCCCAAAGACCTCGAACTCCGCCTGGCCTATCAATTAGATGGGCAAGTCCGCCGTATCACAGAATTTCGAAAAAGCTCAGATTTATCTATCAAAGATGTTGATGAGGGGATGAAGGATACTATATAAAACCCTTCTTCCTGGAACTACCCTAATACCTGCTTTGCCTAATCGTCATTCTGCCGGAGTTGGGGGCAAAAGATGCTTCGAGTTTTGAGGTTTGTACCTTCGGTGAAGGTGGACAAAACAAGATGACTTAACGCCGAAAGTGACGAAAAAACCAAAAAGAAAGGCCCTATCCAGATCCGAGAACAGTGTCTACCATGCATACCCGTTGGTCGGCGATGGGTTTCTATATACCGGTGGCGACATGGACCGCTATGGCGGCGACCGCATGGAAGAGTGGATTTCAAAAGACAATGGCAACAACTGGCAGAGACATCGCAATCTGACTCCAGACCCAAAAGAATTTCCCGGATGGGAGCCCTATAGATGACATGCTTCTGTTCTAGGTCTGGAAAGATAAAGACACACCCAAGGCTCGTGGATTTATTTTGCATCTTTAAAACTCTCTCAATAATCCGAACGCAAGATTAACTACTATTCATAAATGAAGTGAATCGTAGGCAGGAAAAATTAATTATTCTTGAGCTGTGCTTTCCGGTTGGTCAGTCCGAAGGTATGTATTTTGCTTGAGCCTTGAGCGACAGACATCAAGCCTAGAAGGATTGACCACACTGGGCATTTCACCGGAGTATCCACCATGAGCAACCGTAAAAAAATTCGATTCTACGACTACGTAAACCATCCTTATGAAAAAGTCCGTGAGGCTCTAACAAATCATGCCTCAGAGATATTTCAGGATGCAACCAAAGTGGCCGCCAGTAGAGCAAATGTCATTGCATCTGGACTTCGTATGAATTTCGGACCCATCGAAGTATCCACTGAGATTACTATTTCCATAAACAAAATCGAAGAGTTACCCGCCAAAAATAAAACTCCCCGTACCACGGTTCTGAAGTTCGAATGGAAAGCTGCAAAAATGCCCCGTGCGTTTCCATTAATGAAAGCGGAGCTTCGAATTTATCGGCTAACTGCGACAGAAACCCAGCTCGACCTTTCGGGCTCCTATGAACCGCCGTTGGGGCCAATTGGAGAAGTGATGAATGCAGTAATAGGTCATCGTATAGCGGATGCATCTGTTCACCGATTTTTGAGTG from the Verrucomicrobiota bacterium genome contains:
- a CDS encoding TolC family protein, translated to MYNFPNFATLLFLFLTGSFFCGRAIHRVDEQAQLLQVGVPFAFQEPPTGADLPNNWNISWWETFEDPELNRLIEAGLDTNLGLQQFVARIDQATALARQVGATLYPAINLNAGYDRDRDGKTGAGESRDRQDSSNLGILFRWEADAWGRLSSLRRAESLTAEASVEDWLSARLLLSSAIAETYFEIKERLRQLEVIRTQIEINQSLLKLTTLRFGQGQSSIVAVLQQQEQLEETMARVPLTEAQIGQLEYSLDVLLGKTPGNDSLVTSSFLGRPPPLPEVGIPAQLLTRRPDLRGAQKRVLAFD
- a CDS encoding GtrA family protein; its protein translation is MRKLLGSIHRSSSTKATFVRFAGVGATISIIDVAVLYLLLGLGLNEYLGRTISLSMSMAAGYALNRYFTFHHMETGRALWHSLLRHYSVHSIGGVINMAVFAIVLLVGQAMGGEVEASATLPLLGVWIGGMAGMTFNFFFSKKLVFDN
- a CDS encoding glycosyltransferase; this translates as MQIPLEHDGSNENESDESLASSELDSSQVRVAFFSDSMPERNGAGAYYHDLAGQLRPHIEALEMFQPLPRKGHDWLSLPMPGDPSQRLVTPNIFRIRKGYKALKPNVVVAITPGPFGLLGLYLAKRSGAQFITAFHTDFEHLAQIYWKPFSRMFANGVLRTINKILCKRSSTVLINNSKLKADVDSLGAPNTEIMGTPLEPAFLETPMIAAPPVVERICFAGRLAPEKNVHLIIEAAANFPNIEFVIGGEGPLRNKLEASAVNLKNVRFTGWLKREELITLLDSSSCLLLPSILETFGTVAFEAMARGRPALVSANAGIHDWSMLEEGLIVLKKEESLTQSIKGLLKLPADSLLKKAFTARKAAEQLNRDTILQWSQVLAKYST
- a CDS encoding polysaccharide deacetylase family protein, which codes for MKAYVSIHDLMPETMDRVETILRWLEERNVPPVSLLVVPGKPWTSDQIGRIREMASNGHELIAHGWHHHTNPKRLKHRIHALLISRNVAEHLDMDSGEILELLNRSHHWFAENDLPTPSTYVPPAWALGTLSKTDLANAPFSIIETTRGFLHRNDSQFFFQYLPLTGYEADTQLRESFLLRWNYYQEKRALKKNLCLRVSIHPKDLELRLAYQLDGQVRRITEFRKSSDLSIKDVDEGMKDTI
- a CDS encoding sulfotransferase, whose product is MLRTFIRSVWLHLSWFIHSLWPGSHPGASPGVGRLLFLFILFPLFLSLQLIHWICFFLDEVFFHSYRKVEIKAPVFITGIPRSGTTFVQRTLQDKLSGFTCFSTWEVILAPSIFQRKCMRLLARIDRILGGFGRKGLNAVVNKLSGNLRDVHEVGLSDPEEDYLALLPAGGCFILLFAFPFSQQLKQIGMLDLLNGREREGILQFYHRCLQKHLYCAPKNSRLLSKNAAFGSWIPELKSRYPDSSCVLCIREPSSAISSQLSSLEGARSLFGSDRTGEYSAKLILEVFTHNYLKLDAFTKKVETEVVILDQSDLRKDPGKLLAKLVDRLQLGTSEEIGRLRTLEVGKSSRHKHELKDHPIEIKVIKVCIEPSYQEMLRANQRLDLQ
- a CDS encoding Do family serine endopeptidase, which encodes MKKTTLIILFSSFIIFIAAACAKTETEELKRDLSIELDIQTNSIDRDQKFIPHSYAKMLATATPSVVSVTTERIVQVSRGGISPQDELLRRFFGLPTPNQEQGQPEERRVPQGVGSGVIISTDGYIVTNNHVVASQQGEDADAILVLLGDGRELEAEIVGRDPLTDVAILKVEAEDLPAIKISDSDNIQVGDVVFAIGNPLGVGLTVTQGIISATQRQIGIYGDNGYESFIQTDASINPGNSGGALIDSLGRLIGVNSAILSQSGGNIGLGFAIPSNLATNIAKQLVDSGEVRRGFLGVSISDLTPDLAEAFQIEEKKGVLINDVEEDSAADLGGLERGDVLVGLNGKSVETSNEFRIRVANTLPGTPIELEIVRNGKNKILNLNVGTASGRLAMSANELIEGVEVSTIDEDQSKKYRIPLNVTGLLINSVDPQSPYSRHLSEGMVIMEINDIEITTIKEAREQIKTGVNKLYIFNRGRTGYLPIRVE